The DNA sequence CCCCTTGCATTTTCATTCCATTTTAGCAaggataatttaaaaattaaaacataacaGCTACTGTCTCTTTGGATTGATCCCGAGTCATTTCCCTAACTACATTATGCTTTAGGGGGACAACTTGGAATTTTTGTTGACCTTAAAGGTGACTAAAAAGGTTTAACAAAGGGGTTTCAATGGGGGTTTTGGGTTGGGATAACTGGTCAAGTATAAAAGTCAGGTGGTGATGATGTTGTGGGTTGAAAGCCTGTGGGGATTGGCATGGTGGTGGATGGAGGAGTGCCTGGTGGTGGGAACACACAAAATGGAGGGTTGTTTTCTGGCTCTGGGATTGGAGCCAGTGATTCATATAGGGGGCAAAGAGAATGGTGAGTTAAGACTATAGGGTTCTACCTTTGATGAGAAATCGGTTGGATTCTCAGCTAAATTCTAAAATGTTTTCAACTTCTTTGAGTTTTTGTTGttggttgaatttcttttatgtttggGGCCTCTTAATACCCTCATTGATCCATCTGCATTAAGGGATTTTGAACCATTAAGGATGTGTTTGGATTCACGTTTGAGATATGAAACGTTAGAAAGTCTTGAAAGTTGAACCCATTTGTTTGGTATAAGAATATTTATGTTTCATTGAATGTTAAAATCATGGTAATTGAATAGTGAATCTTATCATGTATTGGAGAGGTGATTTATCATATCAATTGTGAATTATATGATTCATAAACATTTtgaaagtcatttttttttttaattttttggatgGAATGACAATTtctagagttttttttttttttttttggtgtagTAACTTTAGTCACTTTTTTTGGGTCCTATTTCCTGCACCAAAGTGTTTTCTCCTGCACCTCCCTACCCATTTCAAAATACCCAATGTACCCTCATGTGAAATACCTTTTCTGTCCTTGGTAAATACTAAAATCTCTTTACCCTAATTTCACATCTCATCTTCTCTGCGCCGCAGCTGCAGCCCCTCCCAGTAGTCTCCTTTGTCGTGTGCCATGGTGCTAGTGACTTTGTGCACCTCCATAGTTTGCTCCAGGTCCCTTCCCTTTTGTACTCATATTTTCGTTGTGCACCTCCTTCCATCCATAGCTTGAGTTAGCCACTGAACCTCTTCATCCTTGTTTTCATTTTAGTGTTACTGTACGACGTCGTAAGCTGTGTGGTGGGAGAAGGTAGAGCGTTCATAgagaagaactcttttgttggctaatttctttttgataaaataactttttctctGTCAATTGAAAGTTCTCCACGAAATTGAATGGTACACGAAACTTCTTTTTCTCACCCACGAACCTCAACACACCCCTCTACAAACCTTGCCACGAACCTCTATGCACCTGCCGCACCCGCCCCAAACCTTGTCACTTCTGTGCTCTCCTCCATTGAGACCTCGCTAAATACATTACATTCTTCATAGAACAAAACCACTTCCGATTCTGCCTCCTAATTTCCCTTCcagtaagtcttttttttttttttgctgagtgttggttttctttttctgattTTTGTTGAGTGTTGGTATTCTGCTTGATTGGTGGCCAAAATACATTTCTCACGCCCCTTTTGAGGGGAAACAATGGATTCAATCATGGTAGTCAAAATCGCGTACGAGACTGCGATCTTATTCATTGAATGTTAAAATGCCTAAAACGGCCGTTACATTCGAAGCAACAACATTATTGCTTTTACGTTTTCATTATTCAATTAAACTGACCATCTTCAACGGAATTCCAAACATACACTAACTTGTTGCCATTCAATATTTGCTTAATATCAATGGTATTATGATGCAGTTATGAATACATTCTAGCCGTTATTGCTTGATCATGAGTTGTGACTCATTACACTTTAATTATTATGACTGCAGTCACTGCATTAGTACTTATAAGAAGAAAGTAAGAAGgtaaaataatttgagttttTTCCATAAGCTAAAACACACTTTGTCCCTGAACTTCTATATCTAACTACTCCAAAAAATTGAAGTGCACGAGTTGATTTTGGTTTATAGGAGAAACTTGAATCATCTAACTTtcttatttatgaaataatttgaCAGTTTCTGCGAGTTTGTCTGTCGACACAATGGTTCACAATAGAAATAATGACATTATTTGGTTCATGGTGCTGACTGACTCTACCTAATGGGATAAGGTTTTGTGCTTGATTCAAGTAGATGTTATTAAGTTTTAACttgttgatcatttttttttcagcttcCAGTCTCAATCAGAGAACAACAATCCTTTTAGACCAGCTAGAAGCAGTTCTAGACCTCACATTCCTACAAACTTGCATTCTGCATCTGCTTGGTCAACTTGGTAAATGTCTAGGCCTTCTACTACCACACATAGAAGCTCATGTTACTGTTTTTAAAACTATCTTTTACAATCTAAATCTATATATATTGTCATTCCATTAATTAGAGAAAACAATAACTAGAATGTATTAAGAAAACTATAGGCAATCATTGGTACTTCTTAAGTCCTTGGTCACCCTTAGGCAACTATCTTCCCTGTTCCTCCTATTACGAACTTCGGAAATTGCAAGAGATGTAGCAGAAAATGTAAAACTACCTAAAACTTTAAGTTATGAGAAGACTTCAAAAATTCACTTCCTAAAACTGAGATAGCCTACTAAACTAGTCAAAAATGTAAAACTGCACTAAATCAACCTaggaaaaattaaagaaaacatcTAGACACGTTTTAATTGGTAAAAAGAAGATAAGGAATAGCTCAAACACCAAAATCTgcataaaacttaaaatttgacTATCTAAGACCTAAACTAGACTACAATAGGCTAAAACTGCAAAATCTGAGAATTGAACTAAACTAGTATTTGGAAATGCTAAACAACTACCCAGACACATTCTAAATGACATAAAGaaggtaaaaaataaactaaaattaataaaaactacCTAGACACATTCTAAATGCTATAAGACACCTAAAACAGTAACTAACCTATTTACACAAGAGTGCACTAAACTGTCCTAGAAGGAAGTAAAGCAACTGTCCTAACaagtttaaaatgataaaatctaGCTAAGAAACAACTCAACTTACCAAATCTacctaaaattcaaaatataactaCCTAAGACCTAAAACTAGTAACTGATGGGCTAAAAGTGCTAAAACTAAGAACTGTACTGGACTACTATTTGGAACTGTAAAGTAACTATCTAGACAACTTTTgaatgataaaaggaaaataaaaaccaaGTCACAATTcgaaaataacagaaaaaaaatcaaaatttcactacTTAAGACCtacaaaattatgataaaagtaAGCTAAAACTAAATGCTGCACTAAAAGACTAAAAGAAACCATATTGAAACTACCTATTCAAGTTTTAAATGGCTAAGATAACCAAAACCTGAGTCAAAAACTAATTCCTAAAAAAGCTTAAAAAATTCACTAcctaaatttgaaaattcacTAAGACCAAGAGTAAACACTCTCACTAGAGCAAAGCTCACAAAAGCACACTAAGGTGTCTcaaattcaatattaattaaccTTTTACATAGAGGCTCCCTTAAATAGGCATGGGTAGGGACCTCTTAGCAAATACAAACTGTTATGTTCTAGAAACTAGGGCAACCCATGCTCTCTTCCTTGCTCTCCAAGAGTGCCCAAGCTATCTAGAAGCTCAACCAAACTCCTCTCCTCTTCAAATGCAGCCCCCACATGTTGGGCCAACCTTCAAGGCCCTTCTTGATCCATCTAGGTGTGCCCCTTACCAAACTAATGGTGTCCAAGAGCCATCCTACAAAAACAAAGGAGCATGAGTCTATAATTTAttccaagaagaagaagaaaacctaaaccaaataaaagaaagaaggtGAAGAAAATTTCTTCCTAAACAAGCTTATTTTCCCCAAGCATGTTCCTCCATCCTTGGTAGGGGTTAGGGTGTCATCATGACCTAACCCACTAGTTTCTAACTTTCACTGCCCTATCTATGAAATGaacaagagaaagaaaatggGAAAGTAGAGAGATCTCAGAGGCTGTCCAGGACAATCAACTGAGAGCGGAACTGAGAACCCCTGAACCACAAAATTGTTACCTCGGTGTGTTGTGCATAAATCGTgacaaagaaacaaacaaattcAATGTCGTTTTTACAAGAGAGATTCATCCTATATGGATTTTTACAATAAAGTATAGGCAAAAAATGTGATGTTTAACACTTTTGGATCTGCTTTATTGAATTATGAATGTTGATGTTATTGCATCTTAGTGTATTATCTCTATAGATTGGATAGCACTGAAAGAAAGGAATTGTATTTAATTGAAAGAAAGATGAAGCTAAcaacatttcaaatattttgctGGTATACTTGTGTTTATTCCAATTACACTTCTATTTCTTTACCTCGAAAGCAGTTGATTTTCATTAGTGTAGAATCATGGCCAAAGCTGAAGGTGGCAAGGAACCAATAAATGAACAAGCAGTTGCAAATATGTATGCTTCTATGAGGTCTGAGCTCAACCAAATTTACTCCAAAATAACTGAACTGGAGATGGAAGTCAGTGAGCACACATTAGTCATCAATGCCATTCAGCCTCTTGACCAAACTAGACGTTGCTACCGAATGATTGGAGGGGTGCTTGTGGAGAGAACCATCAAAGAGGTCTTGCCTGCCGTGCAGCGAAATAAAGACGGTCTTGAAGAGGTTGTTGCAAGGCTTAATGAGGCActggaaaagaagaaaaaggaaattacTGAGTTTGAGGCTAAATATAAAATCAGGATAAGGAAGGCTGATGCTGAGGTGAAGGATGAATCTGGTAGGAAGGAAGGGTCTGCTCAAGGAGTTCTTGTGGGTCCTGCTGGTGGAAGTGAATgatttgtcaaattttattgtgttttctCAAACTATTTGCCAAAATTTTCTGCCTTTCTTTACAATTGGGTGGAGGAAGTATTATGCTTTGCTTTACAGAGTATtgactaaattatttataacttgATATGACCTTCAGTTTAATTGCTTTGGCTGAAAAAAACTGTTCTTTATTGCGTGTAGTTCTTGTAGATTTTTTGTGTGTGCAAGACTAGGGCATATACTCTAGTGGTCAAAGCTATTTTGTCATGTTTCATCAGGGTTAAAATGCTTCTTCCATGTAATTGCCTTTTGTTTAATATGTATTTTGACCCCAAATGCAGGAAAGAGGTATTGGGAGAATGATTCGATAATTcgtttttctataattaaattaaatttattggaTTTGAGATGTAAGAACTTGTTATTTCATCCATATCAAATTAGTGGtgtttaaaaagtttaatttaactCAATGATccaatttaattaatagttaTAATTGTGTTGGGCCGTGTGAGTTTCCATGGTCGAAGTAACTTGTTTATATTCATATtcaatttttacatatttataaaaggTAAGGTAGTTTCTTATGTACCTCCACAATTTTCTTTCTATGTTTCCATAAAAATTGTcctgtttttgtgcttttcaaattatatttaaacttttggtaatatattttgactttcgaaagtTGATATTCGGTactatattttgactttcgaaagtTGACTttcgataatatatttttgacttttggaagtcgactttcggtaatatattttgactttcgaaaaTTGACTtcgataatatattatttttattttttatttttttaaaacataatttaaaaataaaataaatttttaatatatatatatatatatatatatatatatatatatatatttctccatttttttaattttttaaagtattttgttaaaaagttaatgtttttaatttaatttatttgaaaatattatattaagaagtatgaaaacataaaatataaataaaataaaaataataaactaaaaaacatttaaaacttagaaaacataaactttaaataaaattaaaaatagttaaaacaaaattaatatttgttttaatataaagtttaaatatttttaatttaatttatttcttaagtatttttaatttaatttatttcttaagtatttttaatatatatatatatttaaaaaataaaaattatatatatgtatatataattttttatataatgtatttaaaaaaataaaataaaaaataaaatttaaaaacaaaactttaaattaaaaaatataaataaaaaaaaaaccatatattttgattttcggaagttgacttctggtaatatattttgactttcgaaagtc is a window from the Vigna unguiculata cultivar IT97K-499-35 chromosome 7, ASM411807v1, whole genome shotgun sequence genome containing:
- the LOC114191012 gene encoding probable prefoldin subunit 2: MAKAEGGKEPINEQAVANMYASMRSELNQIYSKITELEMEVSEHTLVINAIQPLDQTRRCYRMIGGVLVERTIKEVLPAVQRNKDGLEEVVARLNEALEKKKKEITEFEAKYKIRIRKADAEVKDESGRKEGSAQGVLVGPAGGSE